In the Rhizobium sp. CB3090 genome, one interval contains:
- a CDS encoding CoA-binding protein, translated as MNHDRYEDSYIADILLSVRTIALVGASPNPARPSNGVMAYLMARGYRVIPVNPGQAGKEIFGQWVFGHLADIPEPVDMVDVFRAPEYLRSVVEETIMIEPRPPVIWGQLGVRDDAAAARAEAAGVKVVMDRCPAIEYPRLVA; from the coding sequence ATGAACCATGACCGTTATGAGGATTCTTATATCGCCGACATTCTTTTATCCGTGCGGACCATCGCGCTTGTCGGCGCATCGCCCAATCCCGCGCGTCCAAGCAACGGCGTCATGGCCTATCTGATGGCGCGAGGCTATCGCGTTATTCCCGTCAATCCCGGACAGGCCGGCAAGGAGATCTTCGGACAATGGGTTTTTGGCCATCTGGCCGATATCCCTGAACCGGTTGACATGGTCGATGTTTTCCGTGCGCCGGAATATCTGCGATCGGTCGTCGAAGAGACGATCATGATCGAACCGCGGCCACCGGTCATTTGGGGCCAGCTCGGCGTAAGGGACGATGCCGCCGCTGCAAGAGCGGAAGCGGCCGGCGTCAAGGTCGTCATGGATCGCTGCCCGGCTATCGAATATCCGCGGCTGGTCGCCTGA
- the argC gene encoding N-acetyl-gamma-glutamyl-phosphate reductase produces the protein MAPKIFIDGEHGTTGLQIRTRMADRRDVELLSIPEAERRNAAMREDMLNSADIAILCLPDDASKEAVKMVSANNRVRVIDTSTAHRVNPGWAYGFAEMDKEQGDKIKVARFVANPGCYPTGAIGLIRPLRAAGILPDGYPVTINAVSGYTGGGKQMIAQMENADHPDAITAPHFLYGLPLTHKHVPEMTTHGLLDRAPIFSPSVGKFPQGMIVQVPLHLDDLAEGATLESIHAVLAAHYAGQDIVQVVPLAESRALPRVDAVELAGRDTMKLFVFGTPGTTQVNLVALLDNLGKGASGAAVQNMDLMLSA, from the coding sequence ATGGCACCGAAAATCTTCATCGACGGCGAACACGGAACCACGGGCTTGCAGATCCGCACGCGCATGGCCGACCGCCGCGATGTCGAGCTTCTGTCCATTCCGGAAGCCGAACGCCGCAATGCCGCGATGCGCGAAGACATGCTGAACAGCGCCGATATCGCCATTCTCTGCCTGCCCGACGATGCATCGAAGGAAGCAGTGAAGATGGTCTCGGCGAACAACAGGGTCCGCGTCATCGACACCTCCACCGCCCATCGCGTCAATCCCGGCTGGGCCTATGGCTTTGCCGAAATGGACAAGGAACAGGGCGACAAGATCAAGGTTGCCCGTTTCGTCGCCAATCCCGGCTGTTATCCCACCGGCGCCATCGGCCTCATCCGGCCGCTGCGCGCTGCCGGCATCCTGCCAGATGGCTATCCCGTCACCATCAATGCCGTTTCCGGCTATACCGGCGGCGGCAAGCAGATGATCGCGCAGATGGAAAATGCCGATCACCCTGATGCGATCACCGCGCCGCACTTTCTTTATGGCCTGCCGCTCACTCACAAGCATGTGCCGGAGATGACGACGCACGGCCTGCTTGACCGCGCACCGATCTTCTCGCCATCCGTCGGCAAGTTTCCGCAGGGCATGATCGTGCAGGTGCCGTTGCACCTCGACGATCTCGCCGAAGGCGCGACGCTGGAGAGCATCCATGCTGTGCTCGCGGCCCACTATGCCGGTCAGGATATCGTGCAGGTCGTCCCGCTGGCAGAAAGCCGCGCTTTGCCGCGCGTCGACGCCGTCGAGCTGGCCGGCCGGGATACGATGAAGCTGTTCGTATTCGGCACGCCAGGCACCACTCAGGTCAATCTCGTCGCTCTGCTCGACAATCTCGGCAAAGGTGCTTCGGGCGCTGCGGTCCAGAACATGGACCTGATGCTGAGCGCCTGA
- a CDS encoding O-acetylhomoserine aminocarboxypropyltransferase — translation MPTNNPGFDTLAIHAGAQPDPTTGARATPIYQTTSFVFQDADHAAALFGLQQFGNIYTRIMNPTQAVLEERVAALEGGTAGLAVASGHAAQMIVFHTIMQPGDNFVAARRLYGGSVNQFGHSFRNFDWHVRWADPADPATFEAEIDSRTRGIFIESLANPGGTFVDIEAIAAVARRHGLPLIVDNTMATPYLIRPLEHGADIVVHSLTKFIGGHGNSMGGMIIDGGTFDWSVSGNYPMLSTPRPEYNDIVLHATFGNFAFAIACRVLGLRDLGPAISPFNAFLLLTGIETLPLRMQRHSDNALAVARWLKQQPKVAWVNYAGLEDDPNHALQQRYSPKGAGSVFTFGLRGGYEAGKGLVEGLELFSHLANIGDTRSLVIHPASTTHKQLTDEQKIAAGAGPDVVRLSIGIEDVKDIIADLEQALAKV, via the coding sequence ATGCCGACGAATAATCCGGGTTTCGACACGCTGGCGATCCATGCAGGCGCGCAGCCGGACCCGACGACGGGCGCCCGCGCGACGCCGATCTATCAGACGACCTCCTTCGTCTTTCAGGATGCGGACCACGCCGCCGCACTTTTCGGGCTGCAGCAGTTCGGCAATATCTACACGCGCATCATGAACCCGACCCAAGCCGTGCTCGAGGAGCGGGTGGCCGCTCTCGAAGGCGGCACGGCGGGTCTTGCTGTCGCCTCCGGTCATGCCGCCCAGATGATCGTTTTTCACACTATCATGCAGCCCGGCGACAATTTCGTCGCCGCCAGGCGGCTCTACGGCGGCTCGGTCAACCAGTTCGGTCATTCATTCCGGAATTTCGATTGGCATGTGCGTTGGGCCGACCCCGCCGATCCGGCCACGTTCGAGGCTGAGATCGACAGCCGCACCCGCGGCATCTTCATTGAAAGTCTTGCCAATCCCGGCGGCACCTTCGTCGATATCGAGGCCATCGCCGCCGTTGCCCGCAGGCACGGCCTGCCCCTGATTGTCGACAACACCATGGCCACTCCCTATCTCATCCGGCCATTGGAACATGGCGCCGACATCGTCGTGCACTCGCTGACCAAATTCATTGGCGGCCACGGCAATTCCATGGGCGGCATGATAATCGATGGCGGCACCTTCGACTGGTCGGTCTCTGGCAACTATCCAATGCTGTCGACGCCGAGGCCTGAATATAACGACATCGTGCTGCATGCGACCTTCGGCAATTTCGCTTTCGCCATAGCCTGCCGCGTCCTCGGCCTGCGCGATCTCGGCCCCGCCATCTCTCCTTTCAACGCCTTCCTGCTTCTCACAGGCATAGAGACGCTGCCGCTGCGCATGCAGCGCCATTCCGACAATGCGCTCGCCGTCGCCCGCTGGCTGAAACAGCAGCCCAAGGTGGCCTGGGTGAACTATGCCGGCCTTGAGGACGATCCGAACCATGCGCTGCAACAGCGCTATTCGCCGAAGGGAGCGGGTTCCGTCTTCACCTTCGGTTTGAGGGGCGGCTATGAAGCGGGCAAGGGCTTGGTGGAAGGCCTGGAGCTCTTTTCCCATCTCGCCAATATCGGCGATACCCGCTCGCTGGTCATCCACCCCGCTTCAACGACGCACAAACAGCTCACCGACGAGCAGAAAATCGCCGCCGGCGCCGGTCCCGATGTCGTACGCCTGTCGATCGGCATCGAAGATGTCAAGGACATCATCGCCGACCTCGAACAAGCGCTGGCGAAGGTGTGA
- a CDS encoding capsule biosynthesis protein, translated as MAFTVLFLVIPNAVSIYYFTRMASDQYQSETRFTVRSSTPALGKDQLAKVTGLPSAQIVQNTLIVTNFIASKDMVAALRNKVDFQKLYGNPAIDPLARLKQDATSEKMLDYWKDMVSVKIDANSGIVTVKVRAFSAADAQKILQEVVAASEAVVNDVNTRIWRDVINTAQTNLDNAKNQLQKAREQLQLARNQTGVLSVEGSSAILSGLITSVQTDKINLQQKYDALLGTVAPNAPQMKVLKREIDSKQKQLDDLNSKVAGQNKSERNLADVSVDMSQRQLEQSLAEQQFAIAMKTLEQVQFVSKQQLLYLDTFLAPDLPDEAEYPRRGLWIGGVLVATLLIWSIVVGLLTTLRNRLG; from the coding sequence TTGGCTTTTACGGTATTGTTTCTGGTTATTCCGAATGCCGTTTCGATCTATTACTTCACACGCATGGCCTCGGATCAATATCAATCCGAAACGCGCTTTACCGTCCGGTCTTCGACGCCTGCGCTCGGGAAGGACCAACTGGCCAAGGTAACCGGCCTGCCATCGGCGCAGATCGTTCAGAATACGTTGATCGTTACCAATTTCATTGCCAGCAAAGATATGGTGGCCGCACTCCGGAACAAGGTCGACTTCCAAAAACTCTATGGAAATCCGGCGATCGACCCGCTGGCGAGGCTCAAGCAGGATGCGACATCGGAGAAAATGCTCGACTACTGGAAGGATATGGTCTCGGTCAAAATCGATGCCAACAGCGGCATCGTAACGGTCAAGGTCCGTGCCTTTTCAGCCGCCGATGCGCAGAAGATATTGCAGGAGGTCGTTGCCGCTTCCGAAGCGGTGGTCAACGACGTCAACACCCGCATCTGGCGCGACGTCATCAACACTGCTCAAACCAATTTGGACAATGCAAAGAATCAACTACAGAAAGCGCGGGAGCAGCTTCAGCTCGCCCGTAACCAAACGGGCGTCCTCAGTGTCGAGGGATCATCGGCAATTCTCTCGGGCTTGATAACCAGCGTTCAGACGGACAAGATCAACCTTCAGCAGAAATACGATGCCTTGCTCGGGACGGTGGCGCCCAATGCGCCACAGATGAAGGTTCTGAAGCGCGAAATCGACAGCAAGCAGAAGCAACTGGATGATCTGAACAGCAAGGTGGCAGGACAGAATAAATCCGAGCGGAACCTTGCCGACGTGTCGGTCGACATGTCCCAGCGACAATTGGAACAGAGTCTCGCCGAACAGCAGTTCGCCATAGCCATGAAGACGTTGGAGCAAGTGCAGTTTGTCAGCAAGCAACAGCTCCTCTATCTCGATACCTTTCTTGCGCCGGACCTTCCGGACGAAGCGGAGTATCCCAGACGAGGGCTCTGGATCGGTGGTGTCTTAGTAGCCACCTTGCTGATTTGGAGCATTGTCGTCGGCCTGCTGACAACCCTGCGAAATCGCTTGGGGTGA
- the speB gene encoding agmatinase: MPSTSIDHAFSATGLTSAASDPTFAGALSFMRRRFTKSLEGVDAVVWGIPFDAATSNRPGTRFGPQAIRRASAIFDNDPQYPFHRDLFAEMAVIDYGDCLLDYGNHQETPGEIERQANTILDSGAFLLTLGGDHFVTWPLLKAHAAKHGPLSLVQFDAHQDTWFDDGKRIDHGSFVARAARDGLIDVNRSIQIGIRTHAPEDYGIRLLYGHEVEDMSAADIASTIISHTKSAPAYLTFDIDCLDPAYAPGTGTPVAGGPSSAKILSALQRLHQLDIRGADIVEVSPAYDHADITAIAGATVAMYMLGLHAERRASSR, encoded by the coding sequence TTGCCGAGCACGTCGATTGATCACGCCTTTTCGGCAACAGGCCTGACGTCGGCTGCCAGCGATCCGACTTTTGCGGGGGCGCTCTCCTTCATGCGCCGGCGCTTCACCAAGTCGCTCGAGGGTGTCGATGCTGTCGTATGGGGCATTCCTTTCGATGCGGCGACATCCAATCGGCCTGGAACGCGCTTCGGGCCGCAGGCGATCCGTCGAGCCTCCGCGATCTTCGACAATGATCCGCAATATCCTTTCCACCGCGACCTCTTCGCCGAGATGGCCGTCATCGATTATGGCGATTGCCTGCTCGACTACGGCAACCATCAGGAGACGCCAGGGGAGATCGAGCGGCAAGCGAACACGATCCTCGATAGCGGCGCTTTTTTGCTCACGCTCGGCGGCGACCATTTCGTCACCTGGCCATTGCTGAAGGCGCATGCGGCCAAGCATGGCCCCTTGTCGTTGGTGCAGTTCGACGCACACCAGGACACATGGTTCGACGACGGCAAGCGAATCGACCACGGCTCCTTCGTCGCACGCGCTGCCCGTGACGGCTTGATCGATGTCAACCGCTCCATCCAGATCGGCATTCGCACGCACGCGCCGGAGGATTACGGCATTCGGCTTCTCTACGGCCATGAAGTCGAAGATATGAGCGCGGCCGACATTGCGTCGACGATCATCTCCCACACCAAGAGCGCGCCCGCCTACCTGACCTTCGATATCGACTGCCTCGATCCGGCCTACGCACCCGGCACCGGAACGCCGGTAGCCGGTGGCCCGTCGAGTGCGAAAATCCTGTCGGCGCTGCAGAGGCTGCATCAGCTCGACATCAGGGGTGCCGATATCGTCGAAGTTTCTCCGGCCTATGACCATGCCGACATCACCGCCATTGCGGGAGCGACAGTGGCAATGTATATGCTCGGTCTCCACGCGGAAAGGCGCGCGAGCAGCCGCTGA
- a CDS encoding ABC transporter ATP-binding protein, which yields MIRFKNVSKHFKTQNSKKVILDRVSCEFMSGYSYGLLGVNGAGKSTTMRMIAGTMLPNSGKISKDVRVSWPLGLSSGFNPYMTGRANLHFVARAYGEDVRRVSRFVEEFAELGDYINAPVRTYSSGMAARLAFGLSMAIEFECYLVDEVLAVGDARFQERCRVAFDSRRKYSDIIMISHSMSMIKSHCDKGMVLVDGRLIFFDQVEQAIEAYYRLNR from the coding sequence ATGATCCGCTTCAAGAACGTATCGAAACACTTCAAGACGCAGAATAGCAAAAAAGTGATCCTGGATCGCGTGAGCTGCGAATTCATGTCTGGCTATTCCTATGGTCTGCTCGGCGTCAATGGTGCCGGAAAGTCCACGACGATGCGGATGATCGCCGGCACCATGCTGCCAAATTCAGGCAAGATCTCCAAGGATGTTCGGGTGTCCTGGCCATTGGGCCTTTCCAGCGGCTTCAATCCCTATATGACTGGCCGCGCCAATCTTCACTTCGTCGCCCGCGCCTATGGCGAGGATGTCAGGCGAGTCTCCCGTTTTGTCGAAGAGTTCGCTGAGCTCGGCGATTATATCAATGCGCCGGTGCGCACCTATTCTTCCGGCATGGCCGCCCGATTGGCCTTCGGGCTTTCCATGGCTATCGAATTCGAATGCTATCTCGTCGATGAAGTTTTGGCGGTGGGCGATGCTCGGTTCCAGGAGCGCTGCCGCGTCGCATTTGACAGCCGGCGGAAATATTCCGACATCATCATGATCTCGCACAGCATGAGCATGATCAAATCGCATTGCGACAAGGGAATGGTGCTCGTCGACGGCAGACTTATATTTTTCGATCAGGTCGAGCAGGCCATCGAAGCCTACTATAGATTGAACAGATAA
- a CDS encoding EamA family transporter — translation MSADVIALVLFGALLHATWNAIIKAGTDKSLDAAMVAAGGAATALPFLPFLPLPASAAWPFIGASAILQFAYFQLVAAAYRAGDIGLVYPLMRGVAPLIIVATSGFILREALSGGALLGTMTICAGILTLAFEARKGGRQAIVLALSNAVVIATYTYVDGIGARLSGNSISYTLWMSLLPPVLLFTWAISRRGVSVVAAHVRYNWWRGLIGGGGSLTSYGLALWAMTKAPVAMVAALRETSILFALVISVVILKERSSIWRYVAGAIIAGGVLVLRLA, via the coding sequence TTGTCCGCTGACGTTATTGCACTCGTTCTCTTCGGCGCCCTGCTGCACGCAACATGGAACGCCATCATCAAGGCCGGAACGGACAAGTCGCTGGATGCTGCCATGGTTGCAGCCGGCGGCGCGGCAACCGCCCTGCCCTTTCTACCGTTTCTGCCATTGCCGGCTTCGGCCGCCTGGCCATTCATCGGCGCGTCGGCGATCCTGCAGTTCGCTTATTTTCAATTGGTCGCCGCGGCCTACCGCGCCGGCGACATCGGCCTCGTCTATCCGCTCATGCGCGGGGTGGCGCCGCTGATCATCGTGGCGACCAGTGGCTTTATCTTGCGGGAGGCGCTGTCCGGTGGCGCGCTGCTCGGCACGATGACGATCTGCGCCGGGATATTGACGCTTGCCTTCGAAGCCCGCAAGGGCGGCCGGCAGGCCATCGTGCTCGCTCTATCCAACGCGGTGGTCATCGCCACCTATACCTATGTCGACGGCATTGGCGCACGCCTTTCCGGCAATTCCATATCCTATACGCTGTGGATGTCGCTCCTACCGCCGGTACTCCTGTTCACCTGGGCGATCTCGCGGCGTGGCGTTTCCGTCGTCGCCGCCCACGTCCGCTACAACTGGTGGCGCGGGCTGATCGGCGGCGGCGGTTCGCTGACATCCTACGGCCTGGCATTGTGGGCGATGACAAAGGCTCCCGTCGCCATGGTGGCGGCGTTGCGCGAGACATCGATCCTGTTCGCGCTGGTGATTTCGGTGGTTATCCTGAAGGAGCGATCGAGCATCTGGCGCTATGTGGCCGGTGCCATTATTGCAGGGGGTGTATTGGTTCTGAGGCTGGCTTAG
- a CDS encoding cupin domain-containing protein yields MTTYLRLGQDGIEPEAGAPADDRVLSGAPKFRTWNVEEADGGLYAGIWEATPGKWQIVYDEWEYFHILSGYSVVTAENGETFHLRAGDRMILRPGFKGTWEVIETTRKDYVIRL; encoded by the coding sequence ATGACAACATATTTACGATTGGGCCAGGACGGCATCGAGCCGGAAGCCGGCGCTCCCGCTGACGATCGCGTCCTTTCCGGTGCGCCAAAGTTCCGCACCTGGAACGTCGAGGAAGCCGACGGTGGCCTCTATGCCGGCATATGGGAGGCGACCCCCGGAAAATGGCAAATCGTCTATGACGAGTGGGAGTATTTCCACATTCTTTCCGGTTATTCGGTCGTCACCGCCGAAAATGGCGAGACTTTTCATCTGCGCGCCGGCGATCGGATGATTCTGAGACCCGGCTTCAAAGGGACGTGGGAAGTCATTGAAACGACTCGAAAGGATTATGTAATCCGTCTTTGA
- the rplM gene encoding 50S ribosomal protein L13, which yields MATFSQKPAEVEKKWVLIDAEGLVVGRLASIIAMRLRGKHKATFTPHVDDGDNVIVINADKVVFTGKKYEDKVYYWHTGYAGGIKERTARQIIEGRFPERVLEKAVERMVPRGPLGRRQMKNLRVYAGSNHPHEAQQPVVLDVAKLNKKNVRSA from the coding sequence ATGGCTACCTTCTCCCAGAAGCCTGCAGAGGTGGAGAAGAAGTGGGTTCTCATCGACGCCGAAGGGCTCGTCGTTGGCCGTCTCGCTTCTATCATCGCAATGCGTCTGCGCGGCAAGCATAAGGCTACCTTCACGCCGCACGTCGACGACGGCGACAATGTCATCGTCATCAATGCCGACAAGGTCGTCTTCACCGGCAAGAAGTACGAAGACAAGGTTTACTACTGGCACACCGGTTATGCCGGCGGCATCAAGGAGCGCACCGCTCGCCAGATCATCGAAGGCCGCTTCCCGGAGCGCGTTCTCGAGAAGGCTGTCGAACGCATGGTTCCGCGCGGCCCGCTCGGCCGTCGCCAGATGAAGAACCTGCGCGTCTACGCCGGCTCCAACCATCCCCATGAAGCCCAGCAGCCGGTCGTTCTCGACGTGGCCAAGCTGAACAAGAAGAACGTAAGGAGCGCCTGA
- a CDS encoding capsule biosynthesis protein, with product MPKIAIEETIDQQYPRVKPVRHILPSLFRRRLPERHQHTDLEDIEYIPAPGAHEPTPQEGGKPPLRLLSFLLIVILPFLASSIYYVFIASDQYVAEARFAVRALSGTSSDDKGDGSGGSDGAAGLLNMRSASQDAYVVTSFIHSTEILKRIGEKLDYRSMFARQDADFLSRFRSSQSDEEFLNYWENHVSAYIDVSSGIITLKVRTFTPDDSVKLSNAIIQESESLINELSQRARNDIVQSMQADVEKSGKAYNDTLAALNQFQHQSGLLSPETQAKDSSALLTGLLAQKLEFETRLFVMKQSHAEGSPTYQQLTLALQSLDAQIDKKKAELTGPENASLAKALLEYSKLDTNRMIAEKLYEASQKNYDAVLAEALRKTLYLAVFVKPALPDEAEFPHRITTPLIILLGLAVLWTTLSLIWASVEDHRI from the coding sequence ATGCCCAAAATAGCCATTGAAGAGACAATCGATCAGCAATATCCGCGGGTAAAGCCAGTACGGCACATCCTGCCGTCATTGTTTCGGCGAAGGCTGCCGGAACGGCACCAGCACACTGACCTGGAAGATATCGAATATATACCGGCCCCCGGCGCGCACGAACCCACCCCCCAAGAAGGCGGCAAACCGCCACTCAGGCTCCTCAGCTTTCTATTGATCGTTATCCTGCCGTTTCTGGCAAGCTCGATCTACTACGTCTTCATTGCCTCGGATCAGTATGTTGCCGAAGCCCGCTTCGCCGTCCGTGCCCTCTCCGGCACCAGTTCGGACGACAAGGGCGACGGTAGCGGCGGATCCGACGGCGCCGCGGGCCTTCTCAACATGCGTTCTGCGTCACAGGACGCCTATGTCGTCACGAGCTTCATTCACTCCACCGAGATTCTCAAACGGATCGGCGAAAAACTCGACTATCGATCGATGTTCGCGCGGCAGGACGCCGATTTTCTATCTCGATTCCGCTCGTCCCAATCCGATGAGGAATTTCTGAATTATTGGGAAAACCACGTTAGCGCCTATATCGACGTCTCTTCCGGCATCATCACTTTGAAGGTGCGCACATTCACGCCCGATGATTCCGTAAAGCTCTCCAACGCCATCATTCAAGAGAGCGAATCGTTGATCAACGAGCTCTCCCAACGTGCACGCAACGATATCGTGCAAAGCATGCAGGCCGACGTCGAGAAAAGCGGCAAAGCCTATAACGACACCCTGGCTGCACTCAATCAGTTCCAACATCAATCCGGGCTTCTCAGCCCGGAGACGCAGGCGAAGGACAGCAGCGCGCTGCTGACGGGGCTCCTTGCGCAGAAGCTCGAATTCGAAACGCGCCTGTTCGTGATGAAGCAATCCCATGCCGAGGGTTCTCCGACCTATCAGCAGCTCACGCTCGCGCTACAGAGCCTCGACGCTCAGATCGACAAGAAGAAAGCAGAACTGACCGGGCCGGAAAACGCCAGCCTCGCCAAAGCACTGCTCGAATACTCCAAGCTCGACACAAACCGGATGATCGCGGAGAAGCTCTATGAGGCTTCCCAGAAGAATTACGACGCGGTCCTCGCGGAGGCACTTCGAAAGACGCTTTACTTGGCGGTTTTCGTAAAGCCGGCGCTTCCGGATGAAGCCGAATTTCCTCACCGGATTACCACACCACTGATCATATTGCTCGGCCTGGCCGTTCTCTGGACAACTCTTTCGTTGATCTGGGCGTCGGTAGAGGATCATCGGATATAA
- a CDS encoding class I SAM-dependent methyltransferase, with translation MKVLSMLGFARRSRKKVPENSLEAIFDQYEQGKPDHQNAIDALPGWNSAFPVALNLNAGKHHLYADDRIDWALRSFGSIAGKTILEVGPLEGMHTYMLHRERPARIDAIEANRLCFLRCLVTRQILDIDTASFLLGDIQAWLTDHSEVYDFAVASGVLYHMADPGEFLRLLASRANAIFIWTHFFLEEAMPAGDVRRNPFSGKVETKVIEGVPVRYYERSYQHANANASFCGGMKDRHFWMHRDDILTLLDKLGFSDITIKDQDFSHSGGPCFSLLARKAHAAV, from the coding sequence ATGAAGGTGCTGTCGATGCTCGGTTTTGCAAGGCGATCCAGGAAAAAGGTGCCAGAGAATTCTCTGGAAGCGATATTTGACCAATACGAGCAGGGCAAACCTGACCATCAGAATGCGATTGACGCCCTCCCCGGATGGAATAGCGCCTTTCCCGTCGCGCTTAACTTGAATGCCGGAAAACATCATCTTTACGCGGACGATCGAATAGACTGGGCTCTGCGATCGTTTGGCTCGATTGCGGGGAAGACGATACTCGAAGTCGGGCCCCTCGAGGGGATGCATACTTATATGCTGCATCGCGAGCGTCCGGCCCGAATCGATGCGATCGAAGCAAATCGGCTCTGTTTCCTGCGGTGCCTGGTGACAAGGCAGATTCTCGATATCGACACCGCGTCGTTTTTGTTAGGCGATATTCAAGCGTGGCTCACCGACCACAGTGAAGTTTATGATTTTGCCGTCGCTTCCGGCGTCCTCTATCATATGGCCGATCCCGGAGAGTTTTTGAGACTGTTGGCCAGTCGCGCCAATGCCATTTTTATCTGGACGCATTTTTTTCTGGAAGAAGCGATGCCTGCTGGCGATGTGCGCCGCAATCCCTTCAGCGGAAAGGTCGAAACGAAGGTGATCGAGGGCGTTCCGGTACGCTACTACGAACGCAGCTATCAACATGCCAACGCGAACGCGTCTTTCTGCGGTGGTATGAAGGATCGGCATTTTTGGATGCATAGAGACGATATATTGACCCTGCTGGACAAGCTTGGATTCAGCGATATCACAATCAAGGATCAGGACTTCAGCCATTCCGGTGGACCGTGCTTTTCTCTTCTGGCGCGCAAAGCGCATGCGGCTGTGTGA
- the rpsI gene encoding 30S ribosomal protein S9: MADLSSLKDLGTASEAAAPVHVRKVDSLGRSYATGKRKDAVARVWVKAGSGKIIVNGKDYTAYFARPVLQMILRQPIVAAARDGQFDIVATVAGGGLSGQAGAVRHGLSKALTYFEPGLRSVLKKGGFLTRDSRVVERKKYGRAKARRSFQFSKR, encoded by the coding sequence ATGGCTGATCTCTCTTCCCTGAAGGATCTCGGCACGGCATCGGAAGCTGCTGCTCCGGTTCACGTCCGCAAGGTCGATTCGCTTGGCCGTTCCTACGCGACCGGCAAGCGCAAGGACGCCGTCGCCCGCGTTTGGGTCAAGGCCGGCTCCGGCAAGATCATCGTCAACGGCAAGGACTACACGGCATACTTCGCCCGTCCGGTTCTGCAGATGATCCTGCGTCAGCCGATCGTCGCTGCTGCCCGTGACGGCCAGTTCGATATCGTTGCAACCGTCGCCGGCGGCGGTCTCTCCGGCCAGGCCGGTGCCGTTCGCCACGGCCTGTCCAAGGCGCTGACCTACTTCGAGCCGGGCCTGCGCTCGGTCCTGAAGAAGGGCGGCTTCCTGACCCGCGACAGCCGCGTCGTCGAACGCAAGAAGTACGGCCGCGCCAAGGCGCGTCGTTCGTTCCAGTTCTCCAAGCGTTAA
- a CDS encoding antibiotic biosynthesis monooxygenase, protein MTHDRASPFAATPEPPYYIVSFSSIRTAGDQGYGAMGEKMEALALAQDGCFGLESARRSDGFGITISFWRDEKSILAWKNVVSHMAAQKLGRDRWYEQYQVRVARVERAYSFHANKGGESLAEHVD, encoded by the coding sequence ATGACACATGATCGTGCATCGCCTTTTGCCGCCACGCCGGAGCCGCCCTACTACATCGTCTCCTTTTCCTCCATCCGCACCGCGGGCGATCAGGGCTACGGTGCCATGGGAGAGAAAATGGAGGCGCTGGCGCTCGCTCAGGATGGTTGCTTCGGCCTTGAGAGCGCCAGACGCAGCGATGGCTTCGGCATCACCATTTCCTTCTGGCGGGATGAAAAAAGCATTCTGGCCTGGAAGAACGTCGTCTCGCATATGGCGGCTCAAAAGCTCGGGCGCGACCGTTGGTACGAGCAATATCAAGTCCGCGTCGCCCGGGTTGAGCGGGCCTATAGTTTCCATGCGAACAAAGGAGGAGAATCCCTTGCCGAGCACGTCGATTGA